One part of the Streptomyces lienomycini genome encodes these proteins:
- a CDS encoding DUF3180 domain-containing protein: MKELRIRVLAGVFVVAGVLSWAGARLWNSVGTLPSVPLAAPVVLALIAVILLATALSIRARLKAQRERVPGAKGVDPMMAARAVVFGQASALVAALVAGMYGGTGVFLLEYLDVPARRDQAIYAGASVVAGIAVIAAAVFMERVCKLPEDEDDNHPGAASAA, encoded by the coding sequence GTGAAAGAGCTGCGCATCAGGGTGCTGGCCGGCGTGTTCGTCGTCGCCGGGGTCCTGTCCTGGGCCGGAGCCCGCCTGTGGAACTCGGTGGGCACCCTCCCGAGCGTCCCCCTGGCCGCGCCCGTCGTCCTGGCCCTGATCGCCGTGATCCTGCTGGCCACGGCCCTGTCGATCCGCGCCCGCCTGAAGGCGCAGCGGGAGCGGGTCCCCGGCGCCAAGGGCGTCGACCCGATGATGGCGGCCCGCGCGGTCGTCTTCGGCCAGGCCAGCGCCCTGGTGGCCGCCCTCGTCGCCGGCATGTACGGCGGCACGGGCGTCTTCCTGCTGGAGTACCTCGACGTCCCGGCCCGCCGCGACCAGGCCATCTACGCGGGCGCCTCGGTCGTGGCGGGCATCGCCGTCATAGCGGCCGCGGTCTTCATGGAGCGCGTCTGCAAGCTCCCGGAGGACGAGGACGACAACCACCCGGGCGCGGCGTCCGCGGCCTGA